One stretch of Thermanaerosceptrum fracticalcis DNA includes these proteins:
- a CDS encoding flavodoxin family protein, with protein MGKKVLGLVASPRRMGNCEMLLKEIMLAGEDWEKEIIYLHELEIKPCKACYRCLPSGALCPEKDDFNYLLDKIAQSDGIILAAPCYFLGPNAILKNIMDRFISVGNEADRFKGKPCFTVTTYGVEGWQGFSREFTNLFARFLHLDLKDSFLIKSSYPGECFTDEKLLQALREAGRNLFKPGYISQPPSLACPVCWNPYLSLQAEGVVWCPVCGSRGKIDLKEGNIFLEFTDAGEHRFTPEAMGHHFGEVLPATMETFLARRQEVKELQKKYRQFNWDVEKPAQK; from the coding sequence ATGGGTAAGAAAGTCTTAGGCCTGGTGGCTTCACCCCGAAGGATGGGGAACTGTGAAATGCTCCTGAAAGAAATCATGCTGGCGGGAGAGGATTGGGAGAAAGAGATTATTTATTTACATGAGCTGGAGATCAAGCCTTGTAAAGCCTGCTATCGCTGTTTGCCCAGTGGCGCCCTCTGCCCGGAGAAGGATGATTTCAATTATCTCCTGGACAAAATAGCCCAGTCCGATGGTATTATTCTGGCCGCACCCTGTTATTTCTTAGGCCCTAACGCTATCCTGAAAAATATCATGGATAGATTTATTTCCGTGGGGAATGAAGCAGACAGGTTTAAGGGGAAGCCTTGTTTCACCGTCACTACCTACGGTGTAGAGGGGTGGCAGGGGTTTAGCAGGGAATTTACCAATCTCTTTGCCCGTTTTCTCCACTTAGACCTGAAAGACAGTTTCCTTATTAAGTCATCCTATCCCGGTGAATGCTTTACTGATGAAAAATTGCTGCAGGCTTTAAGAGAAGCAGGAAGAAACCTTTTTAAACCCGGCTATATCTCGCAACCTCCTTCCCTGGCCTGCCCTGTTTGCTGGAACCCTTATCTTTCCCTGCAGGCCGAGGGGGTGGTATGGTGTCCTGTCTGCGGCAGCCGGGGTAAAATAGACCTGAAAGAGGGCAATATTTTTCTTGAATTTACAGATGCAGGGGAACACCGTTTTACGCCTGAGGCCATGGGCCACCATTTTGGAGAGGTCTTGCCCGCTACCATGGAGACCTTTTTAGCCCGGCGCCAGGAAGTCAAGGAATTGCAAAAAAAATACCGCCAGTTTAACTGGGATGTAGAAAAACCCGCTCAAAAATAA
- a CDS encoding Ger(x)C family spore germination C-terminal domain-containing protein: protein MERKISLAHLRAVIIGEDFGRKGIKDLIDYLHIGQSLFNTYPAVYRNIKWEEIFPQVPVGVRVDARITRIGLKR, encoded by the coding sequence ATCGAACGCAAAATCAGCCTGGCTCACCTGCGAGCGGTCATCATCGGGGAGGATTTCGGCCGGAAGGGTATTAAAGACCTGATTGACTATCTGCACATTGGCCAGAGTTTGTTTAACACCTATCCTGCAGTTTATCGGAATATCAAGTGGGAAGAGATCTTTCCCCAGGTCCCAGTGGGAGTCCGGGTCGATGCCCGTATTACCCGTATCGGCCTTAAACGCTAA